A genomic region of Lasioglossum baleicum chromosome 16, iyLasBale1, whole genome shotgun sequence contains the following coding sequences:
- the Phers-m gene encoding phenylalanyl-tRNA synthetase, mitochondrial — protein sequence MRIKMLSRYGMCANAKSSGIKTLIRRALSTNTKVQVQNEITLLNHNYPKDEWTNISPNIISKLGKNLHVTRYHPLSHIRQRIVNYFYKQFYNRIGNVTFSVYDNISPIVTTAQHFDSLLVPKDHPSRTKLDCYYVNRDTLLRAHTTAHQSELISMGLNNFLIIGDVYRRDEIDKVHYPVFHQADAVRLCTSEEVFQNTKNSDELRLFEHRGIENNEKQGCHSLEAVKIMEHELKNTLTGLVQVLFGQNVQFRWVEQYFPFTHPSWELEVYYNNQWLEVLGCGIMRQEILQNAGAGERIGWAFGLGLERLAMCLYSIPDIRLFWSTDSGFLNQFQFEDSDTMIRYKPISIYPQCKSDISFWLPEDGSYSSNDFYDIVREIAGDKVEQIILQDTYTDPRTNRLSHCYTIVYRHMERTLIKAEVNCLHNQIRKLVAEKLNVTVR from the exons ATGCGTATCAAAATGCTATCAAG ATATGGGATGTGTGCGAACGCAAAGTCTAGTGGTATAAAGACATTAATACGCAGAGCTTTGTCGACGAATACGAAGGTTcaagtacagaatgaaataaCGTTACTTAATCATAATTACCCAAAAGACGAATGGACAAATATCTCGCCAAATATTATTtcgaaactgggaaaaaatctGCATGTTACTCGGTATCACCCGCTGTCGCATATCCGCCAGCGTATAGTTAATTACTTTTATAAGCAGTTTTACAATCGCATTGGAAATGTGACGTTCAGCGTGTACGACAATATATCCCCCATTGTGACAACGGCCCAGCATTTTGATTCTCTTCTTGTACCAAAGGACCATCCTAGTCGAACAAAACTAGATTGCTATTATGTAAATCGAGATACTTTGTTGCGGGCTCATACGACCGCCCATCAGTCGGAACTAATCTCTATGGGATTgaataattttcttataatcGGAGATGTTTATCGTAGGGACGAAATAGATAAGGTACATTATCCTGTTTTCCATCAAGCAGATGCCGTTAGATTATGTACCTCGGAAGAAGTATTTCAAAACACAAAGAATTCGGATGAGTTGAGGCTGTTCGAACACAGAGGTAtagaaaacaatgaaaaacaaGGTTGTCATAGTTTAGAAGCGGTGAAAATAATGGAACACGAATTGAAGAACACCCTGACTGGATTAGTGCAAGTGCTCTTTGGTCAAA ATGTTCAGTTCAGATGGGTCGAACAATATTTTCCCTTTACTCATCCGTCGTGGGAATTAGAAGTGTACTATAACAATCAGTGGCTGGAAGTATTAGGTTGTGGAATCATGCGGCAAGAAATTCTACAGAATGCAGGAGCAGGAGAACGTATCGGATGGGCCTTCGGTTTAGGCTTAGAAAGATTGGCGATGTGTTTATACAGCATTCCCGACATCAGATTATTTTGGAGCACCGACAGTGGTTTCttaaatcaatttcaattcgagGATTCCGATACGATGATCCGGTATAAG CCTATTAGCATTTATCCACAGTGCAAAAGCGATATAAGCTTTTGGTTACCTGAAGATGGGAGTTATTCGTCGAATGATTTTTACGACATTGTACGAGAGATTGCCGGCGATAAAGTCGAACAAATAATATTACAGGATACGTACACGGATCCTCGAACAAATAGACTGTCGCATTGTTATACCATAGTGTACAGGCATATGGAACGGACTCTGATAAAAGCAGAAGTCAATTGTCTTCATAATCAAATACGAAAACTCGTTGCCGAGAAATTGAATGTTACagttagataa
- the LOC143217283 gene encoding putative phospholipid-transporting ATPase IIB isoform X2 encodes MRLEEMPLRMSSDERDFEMDEETDYLLQPSEDSIRLLTSRRQRINDCSLFLKNILCGCCTWMWRRCWRERELRARVIHIGQPMHEKFPTNVIRNQKYNVVTFLPMVLFQQFKFFLNLYFLLMAISQFIPDIRIGYLYTYWGPLCFVLTVTICREAIDDFRRYKRDKEVNAQKYYRLVKGFEVPELVPSSKLRVGDLVIVEKGQRVPADLVLLRTTEKAGACFVRTDQLDGETDWKLRLAVPATQKLESNCQLFDIKASIYVEKPQKDIHSFIGTFTRYDGYSSEESLGVDNTLWANTAIASGSALGVVVYTGQETRSLMNHSAPRSKVGLLDQEINQLTKVLFCAVIGLALVMMSLKGFNGPWYRYMFRFVLLFSYIIPISLRVNLDMGKAFYAWCIQRDKEINGTVVRTTTIPEELGRISYLLSDKTGTLTQNKMVFKKLHLGMISYGQETFDEVTNVLKTCYSSNSETSPMKPSTTVHSGKVRRSESTRIYDAVHALALCHNVTPVYDDITKSTNLDTVSVQTGETEDSGSIQSQTEADQHYYLPEQKRTYQASSPDEVALVKWTEEMGLALIKRDLNFMQLKAPNGKILNYTILQIFPFTSETKRMGIIVKEESSSEIIFYLKGADVVMSGIVQYNDWLEEECGNMAREGLRTLVVAKKNLTEEQYLDFEARYYAARLSVSNRVSRIAAAIESLEREMELLCVTGVEDRLQDRVRPTLEFLRNAGIKIWMLTGDKLETATCIAKSSCLVSRTQGLHVFKSVVTRTDAHLELNTFRKKQDCALVISGDSLEVCLQYYEQEFLELACGSPAVVCCRCSPTQKADVVSLIQRHTEKRTAAVGDGGNDVSMIQAADAGIGLEGLEGRQASLAADFSISQFSHLANLLLVHGRRSYKRSAALSQFVIHRGLIISTMQAVFSAVFYLSSVSLYQGFLMVGYGTIYTMFPVFSLVLDKDVSGRIALTYPELYKELSKGRSLSYKTFFMWILISIYQGGVIMYGALIMFEDEFIHIVAISFTALVLTELIMVALTIRTWHYIMILAEIFSLALYLLSLVVLKDYFDAEFIKTTDFLWKVLLITVISCMPLYILKFLRKKFSPPSYTKLS; translated from the exons CACATCGGTCAACCGATGCATGAAAAGTTTCCCACTAACGTTATAcgaaatcaaaaatacaatGTTGTCACGTTTTTGCCTATG GTTCTGTTTCAACAATTCAAGTTTTTCCTTAATCTCTACTTTCTGCTTATGGCAATATCTCAGTTTATACCAGACATCCGAATAGGATACTTGTATACATATTGGGGCCCGTTATGTTTCGTGTTAACCGTTACCATTTGTCGAGAAGCGATCGACGATTTCAGACGCTACAAAAGAGACAAAGAAGTGAACGCGCAAAAATATTACAGACTCGTGAAAGGTTTCGAGGTGCCGGAATTAGTTCCCAGTTCGAAATTGCGAGTAGGCGATCTG GTAATCGTCGAGAAGGGTCAAAGAGTTCCGGCAGATTTGGTTCTATTGCGCACAACCGAAAAAGCAGGTGCGTGCTTTGTGAGAACTGACCAGTTGGATGGCGAAACGGATTGGAAGTTACGATTAGCTGTACCGGCTACTCAAAAATTGGAAAGCAACTGCCAACTATTCGATATAAAAGCGAGTATTTACGTTGAGAAACCGCAAAAGGATATTCACAGTTTCATAGGAACATTCACGAGA TATGACGGATACAGCAGCGAGGAAAGCTTAGGCGTGGACAATACGTTATGGGCAAATACAGCTATCGCATCGGGTTCGGCTCTTGGCGTGGTCGTCTACACAGGACAGGAAACCAGATCTTTGATGAACCATTCGGCTCCACGATCCAAAGTCGGCTTGTTAGATCAAGAAATAAATCAATTGACCAAG GTGTTGTTTTGTGCCGTAATTGGACTTGCGCTGGTTATGATGTCTTTGAAGGGATTCAACGGGCCGTGGTATCGTTATatgtttcgtttcgttttacTATTCtcttatataattccgatcagTTTGAGAGTGAATTTGGATATGGGGAAAGCCTTCTATGCCTGGTGCATACAAAGAGACAAAGAGATCAATGGAACGGTTGTCAGGACGACTACCATACCGGAGGAACTTGGTCGCATTTCGTATTTGTTGAGTGACAAAACCGGCACTTTGACACAGAACAAGATGGTCTTCAAGAAGTTGCATCTAGGCATGATCTCTTACGGTCAGGAAACGTTCGATGAAGTTACGAACGTgttgaaaacatgctattcttcGAACTCGGAGACCTCTCCTATGAAACCATCGACGACCGTGCACAGTGGAAAAGTGAGGAGATCCGAGAGTACCAGAATATACGACGCGGTTCACGCTTTGGCGCTCTGTCATAATGTAACGCCGGTTTACGACGACATAACCAAATCGACGAACTTGGACACGGTTAGCGTACAAACAGGGGAGACCGAAGATTCTGGTTCTATACAAAGTCAAACGGAAGCGGATCAACATTACTATTTACCAGAACAGAAACGGACCTATCAAGCTTCCAGTCCGGACGAAGTAGCCTTGGTGAAATGGACGGAGGAAATGGGATTGGCCTTGATCAAACGAGACTTGAATTTTATGCAACTAAAGGCTCCGAATGGGAAGATTTTAAACTACACGATTTTACAAATATTTCCATTCACGTCAGAAACTAAACGGATGGGCATAATAGTGAAAGAAGAATCTAGCTCCGAAATCATATTTTATCTGAAAGGAGCGGACGTGGTAATGTCCGGAATAGTGCAATACAATGATTGGCTGGAAGAGGAATGCGGTAACATGGCTCGAGAGGGTTTGAGAACGCTCGTTGTTGCCAAGAAGAATTTAACCGAAGAACAGTACCTTGATTTCGAAGCAAGGTATTACGCGGCGAGATTGAGCGTCAGcaatcgcgtttctcgaatcgccGCGGCCATCGAAAGCTTGGAAAGGGAAATGGAGTTACTGTGCGTAACCGGAGTCGAAGACAGACTGCAAGATAGAGTGAGGCCGACGTTGGAATTTTTAAGAAACGCCGGAATCAAAATTTGGATGCTGACGGGAGACAAATTGGAAACAGCAACGTGTATAGCGAAATCCTCGTGCTTGGTTTCGCGAACCCAAGGTCTTCACGTTTTCAAATCGGTGGTAACTCGAACCGACGCGCATTTGGAATTAAACACATTTCGCAAAAAGCAAGACTGTGCCTTAGTGATCAGCGGAGACTCTCTCGAAGTATGTTTGCAATATTACGAGCAAGAATTTTTGGAATTGGCATGCGGTTCACCCGCCGTAGTCTGCTGTCGATGCTCCCCGACGCAAAAGGCTGACGTGGTCAGCCTTATCCAAAGACACACGGAGAAAAGAACCGCAGCCGTTGGAGACGGTGGAAACGATGTGTCCATGATACAAGCTGCAGACGCCGGTATAGGTCTCGAAGGACTCGAAGGAAGACAGGCCTCTTTGGCCGCAGATTTCTCTATTTCTCAGTTTAGTCACTTGGCCAATCTTCTACTGGTTCACGGCCGAAGAAGTTACAAACGTTCCGCTGCTTTAAGTCAATTCGTCATTCATCGAGGCTTGATCATTTCAACTATGCAAGCAGTGTTTTCCGCGGTTTTTTATTTATCGTCGGTGTCCTTGTATCAGGGATTTTTAATGGTGGG GTATGGAACAATATACACGATGTTTCCAGTATTTTCTTTGGTGTTGGACAAAGACGTGTCTGGAAGAATTGCGCTCACTTATCCAGAGCTATATAAAGAACTTAGTAAAGGACGATCGTTGTCCTACAAAACGTTTTTCATGTGGATTTTAATAAGCATATATCAAG GTGGAGTTATAATGTATGGTGCACTGATAATGTTCGAAGACGAATTTATTCACATAGTGGCCATCAGTTTCACAGCGCTCGTTTTAACGGAATTAATTATGGTAGCTTTGACGATCAGAACGTGGCATTACATTATGATACTTGCAGAGATCTTCTCCTTGGCGCTTTATTTGTTATCTCTAGTCGTTCTAAAGGACTATTTTG ATGCCGAGTTCATCAAGACAACAGACTTCTTGTGGAAAGTATTGTTAATAACTGTAATTTCGTGCATGCCGTTGTACATTTTGAAATTCTTGCGGAAGAAATTTTCGCCTCCTAGTTATACGAAATTATCTTAA
- the LOC143217283 gene encoding putative phospholipid-transporting ATPase IIA isoform X1 — protein sequence MRLEEMPLRMSSDERDFEMDEETDYLLQPSEDSIRLLTSRRQRINDCSLFLKNILCGFLQKIWKNTAGCCTWMWRRCWRERELRARVIHIGQPMHEKFPTNVIRNQKYNVVTFLPMVLFQQFKFFLNLYFLLMAISQFIPDIRIGYLYTYWGPLCFVLTVTICREAIDDFRRYKRDKEVNAQKYYRLVKGFEVPELVPSSKLRVGDLVIVEKGQRVPADLVLLRTTEKAGACFVRTDQLDGETDWKLRLAVPATQKLESNCQLFDIKASIYVEKPQKDIHSFIGTFTRYDGYSSEESLGVDNTLWANTAIASGSALGVVVYTGQETRSLMNHSAPRSKVGLLDQEINQLTKVLFCAVIGLALVMMSLKGFNGPWYRYMFRFVLLFSYIIPISLRVNLDMGKAFYAWCIQRDKEINGTVVRTTTIPEELGRISYLLSDKTGTLTQNKMVFKKLHLGMISYGQETFDEVTNVLKTCYSSNSETSPMKPSTTVHSGKVRRSESTRIYDAVHALALCHNVTPVYDDITKSTNLDTVSVQTGETEDSGSIQSQTEADQHYYLPEQKRTYQASSPDEVALVKWTEEMGLALIKRDLNFMQLKAPNGKILNYTILQIFPFTSETKRMGIIVKEESSSEIIFYLKGADVVMSGIVQYNDWLEEECGNMAREGLRTLVVAKKNLTEEQYLDFEARYYAARLSVSNRVSRIAAAIESLEREMELLCVTGVEDRLQDRVRPTLEFLRNAGIKIWMLTGDKLETATCIAKSSCLVSRTQGLHVFKSVVTRTDAHLELNTFRKKQDCALVISGDSLEVCLQYYEQEFLELACGSPAVVCCRCSPTQKADVVSLIQRHTEKRTAAVGDGGNDVSMIQAADAGIGLEGLEGRQASLAADFSISQFSHLANLLLVHGRRSYKRSAALSQFVIHRGLIISTMQAVFSAVFYLSSVSLYQGFLMVGYGTIYTMFPVFSLVLDKDVSGRIALTYPELYKELSKGRSLSYKTFFMWILISIYQGGVIMYGALIMFEDEFIHIVAISFTALVLTELIMVALTIRTWHYIMILAEIFSLALYLLSLVVLKDYFDAEFIKTTDFLWKVLLITVISCMPLYILKFLRKKFSPPSYTKLS from the exons CACATCGGTCAACCGATGCATGAAAAGTTTCCCACTAACGTTATAcgaaatcaaaaatacaatGTTGTCACGTTTTTGCCTATG GTTCTGTTTCAACAATTCAAGTTTTTCCTTAATCTCTACTTTCTGCTTATGGCAATATCTCAGTTTATACCAGACATCCGAATAGGATACTTGTATACATATTGGGGCCCGTTATGTTTCGTGTTAACCGTTACCATTTGTCGAGAAGCGATCGACGATTTCAGACGCTACAAAAGAGACAAAGAAGTGAACGCGCAAAAATATTACAGACTCGTGAAAGGTTTCGAGGTGCCGGAATTAGTTCCCAGTTCGAAATTGCGAGTAGGCGATCTG GTAATCGTCGAGAAGGGTCAAAGAGTTCCGGCAGATTTGGTTCTATTGCGCACAACCGAAAAAGCAGGTGCGTGCTTTGTGAGAACTGACCAGTTGGATGGCGAAACGGATTGGAAGTTACGATTAGCTGTACCGGCTACTCAAAAATTGGAAAGCAACTGCCAACTATTCGATATAAAAGCGAGTATTTACGTTGAGAAACCGCAAAAGGATATTCACAGTTTCATAGGAACATTCACGAGA TATGACGGATACAGCAGCGAGGAAAGCTTAGGCGTGGACAATACGTTATGGGCAAATACAGCTATCGCATCGGGTTCGGCTCTTGGCGTGGTCGTCTACACAGGACAGGAAACCAGATCTTTGATGAACCATTCGGCTCCACGATCCAAAGTCGGCTTGTTAGATCAAGAAATAAATCAATTGACCAAG GTGTTGTTTTGTGCCGTAATTGGACTTGCGCTGGTTATGATGTCTTTGAAGGGATTCAACGGGCCGTGGTATCGTTATatgtttcgtttcgttttacTATTCtcttatataattccgatcagTTTGAGAGTGAATTTGGATATGGGGAAAGCCTTCTATGCCTGGTGCATACAAAGAGACAAAGAGATCAATGGAACGGTTGTCAGGACGACTACCATACCGGAGGAACTTGGTCGCATTTCGTATTTGTTGAGTGACAAAACCGGCACTTTGACACAGAACAAGATGGTCTTCAAGAAGTTGCATCTAGGCATGATCTCTTACGGTCAGGAAACGTTCGATGAAGTTACGAACGTgttgaaaacatgctattcttcGAACTCGGAGACCTCTCCTATGAAACCATCGACGACCGTGCACAGTGGAAAAGTGAGGAGATCCGAGAGTACCAGAATATACGACGCGGTTCACGCTTTGGCGCTCTGTCATAATGTAACGCCGGTTTACGACGACATAACCAAATCGACGAACTTGGACACGGTTAGCGTACAAACAGGGGAGACCGAAGATTCTGGTTCTATACAAAGTCAAACGGAAGCGGATCAACATTACTATTTACCAGAACAGAAACGGACCTATCAAGCTTCCAGTCCGGACGAAGTAGCCTTGGTGAAATGGACGGAGGAAATGGGATTGGCCTTGATCAAACGAGACTTGAATTTTATGCAACTAAAGGCTCCGAATGGGAAGATTTTAAACTACACGATTTTACAAATATTTCCATTCACGTCAGAAACTAAACGGATGGGCATAATAGTGAAAGAAGAATCTAGCTCCGAAATCATATTTTATCTGAAAGGAGCGGACGTGGTAATGTCCGGAATAGTGCAATACAATGATTGGCTGGAAGAGGAATGCGGTAACATGGCTCGAGAGGGTTTGAGAACGCTCGTTGTTGCCAAGAAGAATTTAACCGAAGAACAGTACCTTGATTTCGAAGCAAGGTATTACGCGGCGAGATTGAGCGTCAGcaatcgcgtttctcgaatcgccGCGGCCATCGAAAGCTTGGAAAGGGAAATGGAGTTACTGTGCGTAACCGGAGTCGAAGACAGACTGCAAGATAGAGTGAGGCCGACGTTGGAATTTTTAAGAAACGCCGGAATCAAAATTTGGATGCTGACGGGAGACAAATTGGAAACAGCAACGTGTATAGCGAAATCCTCGTGCTTGGTTTCGCGAACCCAAGGTCTTCACGTTTTCAAATCGGTGGTAACTCGAACCGACGCGCATTTGGAATTAAACACATTTCGCAAAAAGCAAGACTGTGCCTTAGTGATCAGCGGAGACTCTCTCGAAGTATGTTTGCAATATTACGAGCAAGAATTTTTGGAATTGGCATGCGGTTCACCCGCCGTAGTCTGCTGTCGATGCTCCCCGACGCAAAAGGCTGACGTGGTCAGCCTTATCCAAAGACACACGGAGAAAAGAACCGCAGCCGTTGGAGACGGTGGAAACGATGTGTCCATGATACAAGCTGCAGACGCCGGTATAGGTCTCGAAGGACTCGAAGGAAGACAGGCCTCTTTGGCCGCAGATTTCTCTATTTCTCAGTTTAGTCACTTGGCCAATCTTCTACTGGTTCACGGCCGAAGAAGTTACAAACGTTCCGCTGCTTTAAGTCAATTCGTCATTCATCGAGGCTTGATCATTTCAACTATGCAAGCAGTGTTTTCCGCGGTTTTTTATTTATCGTCGGTGTCCTTGTATCAGGGATTTTTAATGGTGGG GTATGGAACAATATACACGATGTTTCCAGTATTTTCTTTGGTGTTGGACAAAGACGTGTCTGGAAGAATTGCGCTCACTTATCCAGAGCTATATAAAGAACTTAGTAAAGGACGATCGTTGTCCTACAAAACGTTTTTCATGTGGATTTTAATAAGCATATATCAAG GTGGAGTTATAATGTATGGTGCACTGATAATGTTCGAAGACGAATTTATTCACATAGTGGCCATCAGTTTCACAGCGCTCGTTTTAACGGAATTAATTATGGTAGCTTTGACGATCAGAACGTGGCATTACATTATGATACTTGCAGAGATCTTCTCCTTGGCGCTTTATTTGTTATCTCTAGTCGTTCTAAAGGACTATTTTG ATGCCGAGTTCATCAAGACAACAGACTTCTTGTGGAAAGTATTGTTAATAACTGTAATTTCGTGCATGCCGTTGTACATTTTGAAATTCTTGCGGAAGAAATTTTCGCCTCCTAGTTATACGAAATTATCTTAA
- the LOC143217283 gene encoding putative phospholipid-transporting ATPase IIB isoform X3 gives METQSNVIRLSKEDIPLISKPRNDNSWTRCCTWMWRRCWRERELRARVIHIGQPMHEKFPTNVIRNQKYNVVTFLPMVLFQQFKFFLNLYFLLMAISQFIPDIRIGYLYTYWGPLCFVLTVTICREAIDDFRRYKRDKEVNAQKYYRLVKGFEVPELVPSSKLRVGDLVIVEKGQRVPADLVLLRTTEKAGACFVRTDQLDGETDWKLRLAVPATQKLESNCQLFDIKASIYVEKPQKDIHSFIGTFTRYDGYSSEESLGVDNTLWANTAIASGSALGVVVYTGQETRSLMNHSAPRSKVGLLDQEINQLTKVLFCAVIGLALVMMSLKGFNGPWYRYMFRFVLLFSYIIPISLRVNLDMGKAFYAWCIQRDKEINGTVVRTTTIPEELGRISYLLSDKTGTLTQNKMVFKKLHLGMISYGQETFDEVTNVLKTCYSSNSETSPMKPSTTVHSGKVRRSESTRIYDAVHALALCHNVTPVYDDITKSTNLDTVSVQTGETEDSGSIQSQTEADQHYYLPEQKRTYQASSPDEVALVKWTEEMGLALIKRDLNFMQLKAPNGKILNYTILQIFPFTSETKRMGIIVKEESSSEIIFYLKGADVVMSGIVQYNDWLEEECGNMAREGLRTLVVAKKNLTEEQYLDFEARYYAARLSVSNRVSRIAAAIESLEREMELLCVTGVEDRLQDRVRPTLEFLRNAGIKIWMLTGDKLETATCIAKSSCLVSRTQGLHVFKSVVTRTDAHLELNTFRKKQDCALVISGDSLEVCLQYYEQEFLELACGSPAVVCCRCSPTQKADVVSLIQRHTEKRTAAVGDGGNDVSMIQAADAGIGLEGLEGRQASLAADFSISQFSHLANLLLVHGRRSYKRSAALSQFVIHRGLIISTMQAVFSAVFYLSSVSLYQGFLMVGYGTIYTMFPVFSLVLDKDVSGRIALTYPELYKELSKGRSLSYKTFFMWILISIYQGGVIMYGALIMFEDEFIHIVAISFTALVLTELIMVALTIRTWHYIMILAEIFSLALYLLSLVVLKDYFDAEFIKTTDFLWKVLLITVISCMPLYILKFLRKKFSPPSYTKLS, from the exons CACATCGGTCAACCGATGCATGAAAAGTTTCCCACTAACGTTATAcgaaatcaaaaatacaatGTTGTCACGTTTTTGCCTATG GTTCTGTTTCAACAATTCAAGTTTTTCCTTAATCTCTACTTTCTGCTTATGGCAATATCTCAGTTTATACCAGACATCCGAATAGGATACTTGTATACATATTGGGGCCCGTTATGTTTCGTGTTAACCGTTACCATTTGTCGAGAAGCGATCGACGATTTCAGACGCTACAAAAGAGACAAAGAAGTGAACGCGCAAAAATATTACAGACTCGTGAAAGGTTTCGAGGTGCCGGAATTAGTTCCCAGTTCGAAATTGCGAGTAGGCGATCTG GTAATCGTCGAGAAGGGTCAAAGAGTTCCGGCAGATTTGGTTCTATTGCGCACAACCGAAAAAGCAGGTGCGTGCTTTGTGAGAACTGACCAGTTGGATGGCGAAACGGATTGGAAGTTACGATTAGCTGTACCGGCTACTCAAAAATTGGAAAGCAACTGCCAACTATTCGATATAAAAGCGAGTATTTACGTTGAGAAACCGCAAAAGGATATTCACAGTTTCATAGGAACATTCACGAGA TATGACGGATACAGCAGCGAGGAAAGCTTAGGCGTGGACAATACGTTATGGGCAAATACAGCTATCGCATCGGGTTCGGCTCTTGGCGTGGTCGTCTACACAGGACAGGAAACCAGATCTTTGATGAACCATTCGGCTCCACGATCCAAAGTCGGCTTGTTAGATCAAGAAATAAATCAATTGACCAAG GTGTTGTTTTGTGCCGTAATTGGACTTGCGCTGGTTATGATGTCTTTGAAGGGATTCAACGGGCCGTGGTATCGTTATatgtttcgtttcgttttacTATTCtcttatataattccgatcagTTTGAGAGTGAATTTGGATATGGGGAAAGCCTTCTATGCCTGGTGCATACAAAGAGACAAAGAGATCAATGGAACGGTTGTCAGGACGACTACCATACCGGAGGAACTTGGTCGCATTTCGTATTTGTTGAGTGACAAAACCGGCACTTTGACACAGAACAAGATGGTCTTCAAGAAGTTGCATCTAGGCATGATCTCTTACGGTCAGGAAACGTTCGATGAAGTTACGAACGTgttgaaaacatgctattcttcGAACTCGGAGACCTCTCCTATGAAACCATCGACGACCGTGCACAGTGGAAAAGTGAGGAGATCCGAGAGTACCAGAATATACGACGCGGTTCACGCTTTGGCGCTCTGTCATAATGTAACGCCGGTTTACGACGACATAACCAAATCGACGAACTTGGACACGGTTAGCGTACAAACAGGGGAGACCGAAGATTCTGGTTCTATACAAAGTCAAACGGAAGCGGATCAACATTACTATTTACCAGAACAGAAACGGACCTATCAAGCTTCCAGTCCGGACGAAGTAGCCTTGGTGAAATGGACGGAGGAAATGGGATTGGCCTTGATCAAACGAGACTTGAATTTTATGCAACTAAAGGCTCCGAATGGGAAGATTTTAAACTACACGATTTTACAAATATTTCCATTCACGTCAGAAACTAAACGGATGGGCATAATAGTGAAAGAAGAATCTAGCTCCGAAATCATATTTTATCTGAAAGGAGCGGACGTGGTAATGTCCGGAATAGTGCAATACAATGATTGGCTGGAAGAGGAATGCGGTAACATGGCTCGAGAGGGTTTGAGAACGCTCGTTGTTGCCAAGAAGAATTTAACCGAAGAACAGTACCTTGATTTCGAAGCAAGGTATTACGCGGCGAGATTGAGCGTCAGcaatcgcgtttctcgaatcgccGCGGCCATCGAAAGCTTGGAAAGGGAAATGGAGTTACTGTGCGTAACCGGAGTCGAAGACAGACTGCAAGATAGAGTGAGGCCGACGTTGGAATTTTTAAGAAACGCCGGAATCAAAATTTGGATGCTGACGGGAGACAAATTGGAAACAGCAACGTGTATAGCGAAATCCTCGTGCTTGGTTTCGCGAACCCAAGGTCTTCACGTTTTCAAATCGGTGGTAACTCGAACCGACGCGCATTTGGAATTAAACACATTTCGCAAAAAGCAAGACTGTGCCTTAGTGATCAGCGGAGACTCTCTCGAAGTATGTTTGCAATATTACGAGCAAGAATTTTTGGAATTGGCATGCGGTTCACCCGCCGTAGTCTGCTGTCGATGCTCCCCGACGCAAAAGGCTGACGTGGTCAGCCTTATCCAAAGACACACGGAGAAAAGAACCGCAGCCGTTGGAGACGGTGGAAACGATGTGTCCATGATACAAGCTGCAGACGCCGGTATAGGTCTCGAAGGACTCGAAGGAAGACAGGCCTCTTTGGCCGCAGATTTCTCTATTTCTCAGTTTAGTCACTTGGCCAATCTTCTACTGGTTCACGGCCGAAGAAGTTACAAACGTTCCGCTGCTTTAAGTCAATTCGTCATTCATCGAGGCTTGATCATTTCAACTATGCAAGCAGTGTTTTCCGCGGTTTTTTATTTATCGTCGGTGTCCTTGTATCAGGGATTTTTAATGGTGGG GTATGGAACAATATACACGATGTTTCCAGTATTTTCTTTGGTGTTGGACAAAGACGTGTCTGGAAGAATTGCGCTCACTTATCCAGAGCTATATAAAGAACTTAGTAAAGGACGATCGTTGTCCTACAAAACGTTTTTCATGTGGATTTTAATAAGCATATATCAAG GTGGAGTTATAATGTATGGTGCACTGATAATGTTCGAAGACGAATTTATTCACATAGTGGCCATCAGTTTCACAGCGCTCGTTTTAACGGAATTAATTATGGTAGCTTTGACGATCAGAACGTGGCATTACATTATGATACTTGCAGAGATCTTCTCCTTGGCGCTTTATTTGTTATCTCTAGTCGTTCTAAAGGACTATTTTG ATGCCGAGTTCATCAAGACAACAGACTTCTTGTGGAAAGTATTGTTAATAACTGTAATTTCGTGCATGCCGTTGTACATTTTGAAATTCTTGCGGAAGAAATTTTCGCCTCCTAGTTATACGAAATTATCTTAA